One window from the genome of Camelus bactrianus isolate YW-2024 breed Bactrian camel chromosome 4, ASM4877302v1, whole genome shotgun sequence encodes:
- the FBXW5 gene encoding F-box/WD repeat-containing protein 5 isoform X1 gives MDEGGTPLLPDSLVYQIFLSLGPADVLAAGLVCRQWQAVSRDEFLWREQFYRYYQVARDVPRHPAATSWYEEFRRLYDTVPCVEVQTLREHTDQVLHLSFSHSGYQFASCSKDCTVKIWNNDLTISLLHSADMRPYNWSYTQFSQFNQDDSLLLASGVFLGPHNSSSGEIAVISLDTFALLSRVRNKPYDVFGCWLTDTSLISGNLHRIGDITSCSVLWLNNAFQDVESENVNVVKRLFKIQNLNASTIRTVMVADCSRFDSPDLLLDAGAPDNAPGRVFDLGSDGEEEEASPGPAGAKGLRRLLDGLLEGRAQPQLSERMLETKVAELLAQGRTKPPEPSTADARNKLLIFTTGCLTYSPHQIGIKQILPHQMTTAGPVLGEGRGSDAFFDALDHVIDVHGHIIGMGLSPDNRYLYVNSRAWPSGSVVADPMQPPPIAEEIDLLVFDLKTMREVKRALRAHRAYTPNDECFFIFLDVSRDFVASGAEDRHGYIWDRHYNICLAKLRHQDVVNSVVFSPQEQELLLTASDDATIKAWRSPRAVRVHQARRPRPRPFFSWFASQRR, from the exons ATGGACGAGGGGGGCACGCCCCTGCTCCCCGACAGCCTCGTTTACCAGATCTTCCTGAGCTTGGGCCCAGCTGACGTGCTGGCCGCTGGTCTGGTGTGCCGCCAATGGCAGGCCGTGTCCCGGGACGAGTTCTTGTGGAGGGAGCAGTTCTACCGCTACTACCAGGTGGCCCGCGACGTGCCCCGACACCCAG cGGCCACGTCCTGGTACGAGGAGTTCCGGCGGCTCTACGACACGGTGCCGTGCGTGGAGGTGCAGACTCTCAGGGAGCACACTGACCAGGTCCTGCACCTCAGCTTCTCCCACTCGGGCTACCAATTCGCTTCCTGCTCCAAGGACTGTACTGTGAAG ATCTGGAACAACGACCTGACGATCTCGCTGCTGCACAGCGCAGACATGAGGCCCTACAACTGGAGCTACACCCAGTTCTCCCAGTTCAACCAGGACGACTCGCTGCTGCTGGCATCGGGGGTGTTCCTAGGGCCCCACAACTCCTCCTCTGGCGAGATCGCAGTCATCAGCCTAG ACACCTTCGCCCTGCTGTCTCGCGTGCGCAACAAGCCCTACGACGTGTTCGGCTGTTGGCTCACCGACACCAGCTTGATCTCGGGCAACCTGCACCGCATTGGGGACATCACGTCCTGCTCGGTGCTCTGGCTCAACAACGCCTTCCAG GACGTGGAGTCTGAGAACGTGAACGTGGTGAAGCGGCTCTTCAAGATCCAGAACCTCAATGCCAGCACCATCCGCACCGTCATGGTGGCCGACTGCAGCCGCTTCGACAGCCCTGACCTCCTGCTGGACGCCGGCGCCCCTGACAATGCCCCGGGCCGCGTCTTCGACCTGGGCAGTGACGGTGAAGAGGAGGAGGCCAGCCCAGGCCCAGCCGGCGCCAAGGGCTTGCGGCGCCTCCTGGACGGCCTCCTGGAGGGCCGGGCACAGCCCCAGCTGTCGGAGCGCATGCTGGAGACTAAGGTGGCAGAGCTGCTGGCCCAGGGCCGCACCAAGCCCCCTGAGCCCAGCACAGCCGACGCCAGAAACAAACTTCTCATCTTCACCACTGGCTGCCTCACCTACTCGCCGCACCAGATCG GCATCAAGCAGATCCTGCCGCACCAGATGACCACGGCGGGACCTGTGCTAGGTGAGGGGCGGGGCTCCGACGCCTTCTTCGATGCGCTGGACCACGTCATTGACGTGCACGGACACATCATCGGCATGGGCCTGTCCCCCGACAACAG GTACCTGTATGTGAACAGCCGTGCCTGGCCCAGCGGCTCGGTGGTGGCTGACCCCATGCAGCCGCCGCCCATTGCGGAGGAGATCGACCTGCTGGTGTTCGACCTCAAGACCATGCGGGAGGTGAAGCGGGCCTTGCGTGCCCACCGCGCCTACACACCCAACGACGAGTGCTTCTTCATCTTCCTGGACGTCAGCAGGGACTTCGTGGCCAG TGGGGCGGAGGACCGGCACGGCTACATCTGGGACCGCCACTACAACATCTGCCTGGCCAAGCTGCGGCACCAGGATGTGGTCAACTCGGTGGTCTTCAGCCCCCAGGAGCAGGAGCTCCTGCTGACAGCCAGCGACGATGCCACCATCAAGGCCTGGCGCTCACCGCGCGCTGTGCGTGTCCATCAGGCCCGGCGCCCCCGCCCACGCCCCTTCTTCTCCTGGTTTGCCAGCCAGCGGCGCTGA
- the FBXW5 gene encoding F-box/WD repeat-containing protein 5 isoform X2, producing the protein MRPYNWSYTQFSQFNQDDSLLLASGVFLGPHNSSSGEIAVISLDTFALLSRVRNKPYDVFGCWLTDTSLISGNLHRIGDITSCSVLWLNNAFQDVESENVNVVKRLFKIQNLNASTIRTVMVADCSRFDSPDLLLDAGAPDNAPGRVFDLGSDGEEEEASPGPAGAKGLRRLLDGLLEGRAQPQLSERMLETKVAELLAQGRTKPPEPSTADARNKLLIFTTGCLTYSPHQIGIKQILPHQMTTAGPVLGEGRGSDAFFDALDHVIDVHGHIIGMGLSPDNRYLYVNSRAWPSGSVVADPMQPPPIAEEIDLLVFDLKTMREVKRALRAHRAYTPNDECFFIFLDVSRDFVASGAEDRHGYIWDRHYNICLAKLRHQDVVNSVVFSPQEQELLLTASDDATIKAWRSPRAVRVHQARRPRPRPFFSWFASQRR; encoded by the exons ATGAGGCCCTACAACTGGAGCTACACCCAGTTCTCCCAGTTCAACCAGGACGACTCGCTGCTGCTGGCATCGGGGGTGTTCCTAGGGCCCCACAACTCCTCCTCTGGCGAGATCGCAGTCATCAGCCTAG ACACCTTCGCCCTGCTGTCTCGCGTGCGCAACAAGCCCTACGACGTGTTCGGCTGTTGGCTCACCGACACCAGCTTGATCTCGGGCAACCTGCACCGCATTGGGGACATCACGTCCTGCTCGGTGCTCTGGCTCAACAACGCCTTCCAG GACGTGGAGTCTGAGAACGTGAACGTGGTGAAGCGGCTCTTCAAGATCCAGAACCTCAATGCCAGCACCATCCGCACCGTCATGGTGGCCGACTGCAGCCGCTTCGACAGCCCTGACCTCCTGCTGGACGCCGGCGCCCCTGACAATGCCCCGGGCCGCGTCTTCGACCTGGGCAGTGACGGTGAAGAGGAGGAGGCCAGCCCAGGCCCAGCCGGCGCCAAGGGCTTGCGGCGCCTCCTGGACGGCCTCCTGGAGGGCCGGGCACAGCCCCAGCTGTCGGAGCGCATGCTGGAGACTAAGGTGGCAGAGCTGCTGGCCCAGGGCCGCACCAAGCCCCCTGAGCCCAGCACAGCCGACGCCAGAAACAAACTTCTCATCTTCACCACTGGCTGCCTCACCTACTCGCCGCACCAGATCG GCATCAAGCAGATCCTGCCGCACCAGATGACCACGGCGGGACCTGTGCTAGGTGAGGGGCGGGGCTCCGACGCCTTCTTCGATGCGCTGGACCACGTCATTGACGTGCACGGACACATCATCGGCATGGGCCTGTCCCCCGACAACAG GTACCTGTATGTGAACAGCCGTGCCTGGCCCAGCGGCTCGGTGGTGGCTGACCCCATGCAGCCGCCGCCCATTGCGGAGGAGATCGACCTGCTGGTGTTCGACCTCAAGACCATGCGGGAGGTGAAGCGGGCCTTGCGTGCCCACCGCGCCTACACACCCAACGACGAGTGCTTCTTCATCTTCCTGGACGTCAGCAGGGACTTCGTGGCCAG TGGGGCGGAGGACCGGCACGGCTACATCTGGGACCGCCACTACAACATCTGCCTGGCCAAGCTGCGGCACCAGGATGTGGTCAACTCGGTGGTCTTCAGCCCCCAGGAGCAGGAGCTCCTGCTGACAGCCAGCGACGATGCCACCATCAAGGCCTGGCGCTCACCGCGCGCTGTGCGTGTCCATCAGGCCCGGCGCCCCCGCCCACGCCCCTTCTTCTCCTGGTTTGCCAGCCAGCGGCGCTGA
- the LOC105068596 gene encoding complement component C8 gamma chain isoform X8 encodes MSSSHSGSQVGLVEAEPEDSSDFVHRTWRQGPAGRCWIKASPNPVTVAAVAMLAARTATLLTLLLATSSLGQRAQRPPRPPSSISTIQPKANFNAQQFAGTWLLVAVASSCRFLQEQGHRAEATTLHVAPQGAAMAVSTFRKLDGICWQVRQLYGDTGLPGRFLLQARGARGAVDVVVGETDYGSFAILYLERARQLSVKLYARSLPVRDSVLSMFEQRVQGANLTEDHILFFPKYGFCEAADQFHTLDEVRR; translated from the exons ATGAGCTCCAGCCACAGTGGAAGTCAGGTGGGACTTGTGGAAGCAGAGCCAGAGGACAGCTCGGACTTTGTACACAGGACGTGGCGTCAGGGCCCTGCCGGGAGGTGCTGGATCAAGG CCTCCCCCAATCCTGTCACTGTTGCTGCCGTCGCCATGCTGGCTGCCAGGACTGCAACCCTCTTGACTCTGCTCCTGGCCACCAGCTCCCTGGGCCAGAGGGCTCAGAGACCCCCTAGGCCCCCCTCCTCCATCAGCACCATTCAGCCCAAGGCCAACTTCAATGCTCAGCAG TTTGCAGGGACGTGGCTCCTTGTGGCCGTGGCCTCCTCGTGTCGTTTTCTGCAGGAGCAGGGCCACCGGGCTGAGGCCACCACACTGCACGTGGCTCCTCAGGGTGCAGCCATGGCCGTCAGCACCTTCCGAAAGCT GGATGGGATTTGCTGGCAGGTGCGTCAGCTCTACGGAGACACAGGGCTCCCAGGTCGCTTTCTGCTCCAAG CCCGAGGGGCCCGAGGGGCGGTGGACGTGGTCGTCGGGGAGACGGACTACGGGTCCTTCGCCATCCTGTACCTGGAGCGGGCACGGCAGCTGTCGGTGAAGCTGTATG CCCGCTCGCTCCCCGTAAGGGATTCAGTCCTGAGCATGTTTGAGCAGCGGGTCCAGGGGGCCAACCTGACCGAGGACCACATCCTGTTCTTCCCCAAGTACG